From the Saccharobesus litoralis genome, one window contains:
- the gspL gene encoding type II secretion system protein GspL — MSEQLYIRLGSQFQHKVHWLVWSDSENEIIASGILPDAGQLNTLQSRAGGRAISVFVPGNAIITKQVLMPPKAGRQFIQALPFTLEDELAQDVDELFFATGSKVSKAGQTYLNVAICSKQQMDNWLAWLDAAELVATKLIPDYLALPVKDGEISALQLGDEWLIRASAFRGFEVTGSALQDWLDLLPKPESATAEKQAESDSGADTEAEETETHTDEVAQPVLAHYSPLPAELTTEGYQVKEKAFDLPLQVLVQGVDAGCLNMRQGIYQLKKQTWKFLSAWRNVAILAGVLFLIHMGGQVSKIYQLEQQVAQLDDEIKKTFLTAFPSGKRIKVSGMKKYVKSKMKEVSLSSDGDEFIAMLNLTLDAFDKVKDLNPESLRFDAKRNEIRIQATASNFSSFESFKAQLTNNDLKVEQGSLNNSNGKVSGSLSIKK, encoded by the coding sequence GTGTCCGAACAGTTATATATCCGACTCGGCAGTCAATTTCAGCACAAAGTGCATTGGCTAGTTTGGTCTGATAGTGAAAACGAAATTATTGCATCAGGTATATTACCTGATGCCGGTCAACTCAATACGTTACAAAGCCGAGCCGGTGGGCGCGCTATCAGTGTGTTTGTGCCGGGTAACGCAATTATTACAAAGCAAGTGCTGATGCCACCTAAAGCTGGGCGGCAATTTATTCAAGCCTTGCCCTTTACGTTGGAAGATGAGTTAGCACAAGATGTTGATGAGTTATTCTTTGCGACAGGCAGTAAAGTGTCTAAAGCGGGGCAGACTTATTTAAACGTGGCTATTTGTAGTAAACAACAAATGGATAATTGGTTAGCATGGTTAGATGCAGCCGAATTAGTCGCCACTAAGTTGATCCCTGATTATTTAGCATTGCCGGTTAAAGACGGTGAAATCAGTGCTTTGCAATTGGGTGATGAATGGTTGATCCGCGCGAGCGCGTTTCGTGGCTTTGAGGTAACAGGATCTGCATTACAAGATTGGCTGGACTTGTTGCCTAAACCTGAAAGTGCAACCGCCGAAAAACAAGCTGAATCAGATAGCGGAGCAGATACAGAAGCGGAAGAGACAGAGACACATACGGATGAAGTCGCACAACCTGTACTAGCTCACTATTCGCCTTTGCCTGCTGAGTTGACTACTGAAGGCTACCAAGTCAAAGAAAAAGCGTTTGATTTACCTTTGCAAGTCTTAGTACAAGGTGTTGATGCTGGTTGCTTAAATATGCGCCAAGGTATTTATCAACTGAAAAAGCAAACTTGGAAGTTTTTATCTGCATGGCGTAATGTTGCCATACTGGCTGGTGTGTTGTTTTTAATTCACATGGGCGGTCAGGTAAGCAAAATATACCAGCTAGAACAACAAGTTGCGCAACTTGATGATGAGATTAAGAAGACATTTTTGACTGCTTTCCCAAGTGGCAAGCGTATCAAAGTTAGTGGTATGAAGAAGTATGTTAAGTCGAAGATGAAAGAAGTTTCATTGTCGAGTGACGGCGACGAATTTATTGCCATGCTCAATTTAACTTTGGATGCCTTTGATAAAGTCAAAGATTTAAATCCAGAATCACTGCGCTTTGATGCCAAACGCAATGAAATCCGTATTCAAGCGACAGCTAGCAACTTTTCGAGTTTTGAATCGTTTAAAGCCCAACTCACTAATAACGATTTAAAAGTAGAGCAAGGTTCGCTTAATAATAGTAATGGTAAAGTTAGCGGTTCTCTGAGTATTAAAAAATAA
- the gspH gene encoding type II secretion system minor pseudopilin GspH, protein MTKPFNKASKQQGFTLLEIMLVLVLMAILVSSISFSFDTNDPSKKVEKEARKFQALYHLAVEYALLNNVQFGVVINEAGYEFVGFDGQRWSPISGEATFAEQEMPENITLQLRVDNIPWLDQQNQEDDLFSSSDDEDTQKDEEDKVVPHIYLFSSGDITPFELLFIYDEAFSDIDSFCFSVTGEYAIPLKVEGPLEVDL, encoded by the coding sequence ATGACTAAGCCGTTTAATAAAGCAAGCAAACAACAAGGATTTACCTTGTTGGAGATTATGCTCGTTTTAGTTTTAATGGCGATTTTAGTTAGTTCTATTTCTTTTTCTTTTGATACCAATGACCCGTCGAAAAAAGTAGAAAAAGAAGCACGCAAATTTCAAGCTTTATACCATTTAGCGGTTGAATACGCGTTGCTTAATAATGTGCAATTTGGCGTGGTGATCAATGAAGCCGGCTATGAGTTTGTTGGCTTTGATGGTCAACGTTGGTCTCCTATCAGTGGCGAGGCGACATTTGCTGAACAAGAGATGCCGGAAAATATTACTCTACAATTGCGGGTGGATAATATTCCTTGGCTAGATCAGCAAAATCAAGAGGATGATTTATTTTCATCTAGTGATGATGAAGACACGCAAAAAGATGAAGAAGATAAGGTCGTACCGCATATTTACCTGTTTTCAAGCGGTGATATAACGCCATTTGAATTGCTGTTTATTTATGACGAGGCGTTTTCTGATATCGATAGTTTCTGCTTTTCAGTAACTGGTGAATATGCCATCCCGCTTAAAGTGGAAGGGCCATTAGAGGTCGATCTGTAA
- the gspF gene encoding type II secretion system inner membrane protein GspF — MAAFEYKALNKAGKSVKGLIEADTAKAARQQLREKGLMPVEIEETVAKEKKQGHSVSFLKPSISANDLALMTRQLATLSASGLTVEESLLAVAQQADKPRHETMLMAVRSKVTEGYSLADSMAEFPHIFDDLFRSMVAAGEKSGHLDTVLERLADYTEQRQVTKSQIQQASIYPVMLLIVAVTVVSYLLASVVPKIVGQFQRMNADLPATTQFMIGASDLLRDYGLYVLVLSMLGAVVFQRLIQKPKARLTYHQHLLKVPLIGKVAKGLNTARFARTLSICTASAVPLLESMRIAGDVLSNDFMKQEIEVARGKVREGTSLRASLEQTKLFPPMMLHMIASGEKSGELEQMLGRAADNQDREFQSLVTVTLGILGPAMVLSMAGIVFFIVISILQPIMALNTMVG, encoded by the coding sequence ATGGCAGCGTTTGAATACAAAGCACTCAATAAAGCCGGTAAATCGGTTAAAGGCCTAATTGAAGCTGATACCGCCAAAGCAGCGCGTCAACAGCTGCGTGAAAAAGGCTTAATGCCGGTCGAAATTGAAGAAACGGTCGCTAAAGAGAAAAAACAGGGCCACTCAGTCTCTTTTTTAAAGCCAAGTATTTCAGCTAATGACTTAGCGTTAATGACCCGCCAATTGGCAACCTTGTCGGCTTCCGGTTTAACGGTTGAAGAATCGTTGTTAGCTGTGGCGCAACAGGCGGATAAGCCACGTCATGAAACTATGTTAATGGCGGTTCGTTCTAAAGTTACCGAAGGTTATTCGTTGGCTGACAGTATGGCTGAGTTTCCGCATATCTTTGATGATCTATTTCGTTCCATGGTTGCAGCAGGGGAAAAGTCAGGTCATTTAGATACCGTATTAGAACGCTTGGCGGATTACACAGAACAAAGACAAGTGACTAAATCGCAAATTCAGCAAGCGTCTATTTACCCTGTTATGCTATTGATTGTCGCGGTCACTGTCGTATCTTATTTATTGGCTTCGGTTGTGCCGAAAATTGTTGGTCAATTCCAACGAATGAATGCCGATTTACCAGCGACTACGCAATTTATGATAGGTGCTAGTGATTTATTACGTGACTATGGATTATATGTTTTGGTACTTTCGATGCTTGGTGCCGTAGTATTTCAGCGCCTAATTCAAAAGCCTAAAGCACGATTAACTTACCACCAGCATTTATTAAAAGTCCCCTTGATAGGTAAAGTCGCTAAAGGCTTGAATACCGCGCGTTTTGCTCGCACATTAAGTATATGTACGGCCAGTGCAGTGCCTTTGTTAGAAAGTATGCGTATTGCCGGCGACGTATTGTCTAATGATTTTATGAAACAAGAGATTGAAGTCGCACGAGGTAAAGTACGTGAAGGTACAAGCCTGAGAGCGTCGTTAGAACAAACGAAGTTATTTCCACCCATGATGCTACATATGATAGCCAGTGGTGAGAAAAGTGGTGAGTTAGAGCAAATGCTCGGTCGTGCCGCTGATAACCAAGATCGCGAATTTCAATCTTTGGTAACGGTAACGTTGGGAATTTTAGGCCCTGCTATGGTGTTGAGTATGGCGGGTATTGTGTTTTTTATTGTGATTTCGATATTGCAACCTATTATGGCCCTAAACACCATGGTCGGCTAA
- the gspE gene encoding type II secretion system ATPase GspE: protein MQAQNDLANESPLTTGVEQPADYPTPSSNSLDEEVLLDGDLDGELEDAEEAAFSRFSLPFGFAKRHGILLVSDLESGKITAICRSNVSLDSVIEARRVIGREFTISKVSNEAFELKLTEVYQKDSSEARQMMEDIGNEADLFSLADELPETEDLLENEDDAPVIKLINAMLSEAIKEGASDIHIETFEADLKVRFRVDGVLREIISPNRKLANLLVSRIKVMAKLDIAEKRIPQDGRISLRIGGRAVDVRVSTMPSNYGERVVLRLLDKNNARLNLSDLGMTQSNCDHFADLLKKPHGIILVTGPTGSGKSTTLYAGLSDLNSAERNILTVEDPIEYELPGIGQTQVNTKVDMTFARGLRAILRQDPDVVMIGEIRDLETAQIAVQASLTGHLVLSTLHTNTAVGAITRMQDMGVEQFLLSSSVLAVLAQRLVRTLCPDCKKPAEPTARERELMDLAADEKAVIYHPDGCETCNYSGYKGRSGIHELLIVDDQVRELIHNGAGEQAIVSQIRSVTPSIRHDGISKVLAGVTSLEEVVRVTREG, encoded by the coding sequence ATGCAGGCACAAAATGATTTGGCTAATGAGTCGCCATTAACAACTGGTGTTGAGCAACCAGCGGATTATCCTACACCTTCAAGTAATAGCCTTGATGAAGAGGTATTGCTAGATGGAGATCTGGATGGTGAGTTAGAAGATGCTGAAGAAGCTGCCTTTTCTCGATTTAGCTTGCCATTTGGCTTTGCTAAGCGGCATGGCATTCTATTGGTCAGTGACCTTGAATCTGGCAAGATAACGGCGATATGCCGAAGCAATGTCTCATTAGATTCGGTCATTGAAGCGCGACGAGTGATTGGCCGCGAATTTACCATATCCAAGGTGAGTAATGAGGCGTTTGAGTTAAAGTTAACCGAGGTTTACCAAAAAGATAGTTCTGAAGCGCGGCAGATGATGGAAGACATAGGTAATGAAGCCGATTTATTCTCCTTGGCTGATGAATTACCTGAAACCGAAGATCTGCTGGAAAATGAAGATGATGCGCCGGTTATTAAACTGATCAATGCTATGTTGTCTGAGGCGATAAAAGAAGGTGCGTCAGATATTCATATTGAAACGTTTGAAGCCGACCTGAAAGTGCGTTTTAGGGTTGACGGTGTTTTACGTGAAATTATTAGTCCCAATAGAAAGCTAGCTAACTTGTTGGTTTCGCGTATTAAAGTTATGGCTAAGTTAGACATAGCTGAAAAGCGTATTCCGCAAGATGGTCGTATCTCGTTGCGTATCGGTGGCCGTGCTGTCGATGTGCGGGTTAGTACCATGCCATCTAATTATGGCGAACGGGTTGTATTGCGTTTGCTTGATAAAAATAATGCGCGCTTAAACCTTAGCGATTTGGGTATGACCCAATCTAACTGTGACCACTTTGCTGACTTATTGAAAAAGCCACACGGCATTATTCTCGTAACCGGTCCCACAGGTTCGGGTAAATCAACGACTTTGTACGCAGGTTTAAGTGATCTTAATTCTGCTGAGCGTAATATCCTTACCGTTGAAGACCCAATCGAATATGAATTACCCGGTATTGGCCAAACTCAGGTTAATACTAAGGTTGATATGACCTTTGCTCGTGGTTTACGAGCCATACTGCGTCAAGACCCCGATGTGGTGATGATTGGTGAGATCCGTGACTTAGAAACGGCACAAATCGCAGTGCAAGCCTCACTAACCGGTCACTTGGTACTATCAACTCTACATACTAATACTGCAGTGGGTGCTATTACACGTATGCAAGACATGGGTGTAGAGCAATTCTTATTATCTTCAAGTGTTTTGGCTGTGTTAGCGCAACGATTAGTGCGTACGCTTTGCCCTGATTGTAAGAAACCGGCTGAACCGACAGCCCGTGAAAGAGAATTGATGGATTTAGCTGCCGATGAAAAAGCAGTCATTTACCACCCGGATGGTTGCGAAACCTGTAACTATAGTGGTTATAAAGGCCGAAGTGGTATTCATGAATTATTGATAGTTGATGATCAAGTTCGCGAGTTGATCCATAACGGCGCGGGTGAGCAAGCTATTGTTAGTCAGATCCGCTCGGTCACTCCAAGTATTCGTCATGATGGTATTTCTAAAGTTTTGGCTGGTGTGACTTCTTTAGAAGAAGTTGTACGTGTAACGCGAGAAGGTTAA
- the gspJ gene encoding type II secretion system minor pseudopilin GspJ, giving the protein MKKLTHHRGFTLIEMLVAVAIFAVVGLGAANVLSSISTSNEVSLTHSERLQSLQLAILTIERDLRQATRRKVRVDGEKAADTFISHGELILDSQSQVLALRKVGWTNPMFLMPRSEVQSFAYRVVDDVLERIHFEYPDPVVGEEFKVRPLLTDVKELIFEFHDGKNDKWQTEWRSKDLPVAIAITLKLADYGDIRRVILMPEATK; this is encoded by the coding sequence ATGAAAAAATTAACTCATCACCGAGGTTTTACCTTAATTGAAATGCTGGTTGCGGTTGCTATATTTGCGGTCGTTGGGCTAGGTGCGGCTAACGTATTAAGTAGTATTTCAACCAGTAATGAAGTATCACTGACGCATAGCGAACGTTTACAATCATTACAGTTGGCTATATTAACTATTGAACGCGATTTACGCCAAGCAACCCGACGTAAGGTTAGGGTGGATGGCGAAAAAGCCGCAGATACTTTTATTTCCCATGGTGAGTTAATTTTAGATAGTCAATCTCAAGTACTGGCGTTACGAAAAGTAGGGTGGACTAATCCTATGTTTTTAATGCCGCGCAGCGAGGTGCAATCTTTTGCTTATCGTGTTGTTGATGATGTGCTGGAGCGGATCCATTTCGAATACCCTGATCCTGTTGTCGGTGAGGAATTTAAAGTTAGACCTTTACTCACAGATGTTAAGGAGCTGATTTTTGAATTCCATGATGGCAAAAACGATAAGTGGCAAACAGAGTGGCGCAGTAAAGATTTACCTGTAGCCATAGCTATCACATTAAAATTAGCTGATTATGGCGATATTCGCCGCGTTATTTTAATGCCGGAGGCGACCAAATAA
- the gspK gene encoding type II secretion system minor pseudopilin GspK, with protein MLGCRGVSKQRGVALITVLLIVAIVTVIATDMAMRLQMQIKRTDNLYSNEQAYWYALGAEEFVSLLLKESFDEKGGVFNLEQAWAMQDMVFPVENGEISGEIQDLHACFNLNAVYRDPKKQKNNQNNNSNNQNTNSNNQNSNNTTGSPANASQFQVEPKVQFMALLEAVSVENYEAEQIRDALFDWLDPDTNTSPFGAEDYVYEARIKPHLAANSMMVDASELRMVEGVNKRIMDKIIEHVCIIPDVDEQLINVNTLGDQGADILQAMFTPKLSSSDAQSLLSNRPKEGWADINDFWQEAEIQAIGQISPQVKQQFTVKSQYFRMKAKTEFNRSWIGLESIIMLDQKGQGKVIARKIGV; from the coding sequence ATGTTGGGTTGTCGAGGTGTTAGTAAGCAAAGAGGCGTGGCTTTAATTACCGTACTCTTGATTGTGGCTATTGTGACTGTGATCGCCACTGACATGGCTATGCGCTTACAAATGCAGATCAAGCGTACCGATAATTTGTACTCGAATGAGCAAGCTTATTGGTATGCATTGGGCGCAGAAGAATTTGTTAGCCTGTTATTGAAAGAGTCATTTGATGAAAAAGGCGGCGTGTTTAATTTAGAGCAAGCGTGGGCGATGCAAGACATGGTATTTCCGGTGGAAAATGGCGAAATATCGGGCGAGATCCAAGACTTACATGCTTGTTTTAATCTAAATGCGGTTTATCGCGATCCGAAAAAGCAAAAAAACAACCAGAATAATAACTCGAATAACCAAAATACTAACTCTAATAATCAAAACAGTAATAACACAACAGGTTCTCCGGCGAATGCCAGTCAATTTCAAGTGGAGCCTAAAGTGCAGTTTATGGCGTTGTTAGAAGCGGTATCTGTCGAAAACTATGAAGCCGAGCAGATCCGTGATGCACTATTTGATTGGCTAGATCCAGATACTAATACCAGCCCTTTCGGTGCTGAAGACTATGTTTATGAAGCGCGAATTAAACCTCATTTGGCCGCCAATAGTATGATGGTCGATGCGTCAGAACTGCGTATGGTCGAAGGCGTTAACAAACGTATTATGGATAAAATTATTGAGCATGTTTGTATTATTCCGGATGTAGACGAGCAGTTGATAAACGTAAACACCTTGGGTGACCAAGGCGCTGATATTTTACAAGCTATGTTTACGCCTAAGTTATCGTCTTCTGATGCGCAATCATTATTATCCAACCGACCTAAAGAAGGTTGGGCTGATATTAATGATTTTTGGCAAGAAGCAGAAATTCAGGCGATAGGTCAAATATCGCCACAAGTAAAACAACAATTTACGGTTAAAAGCCAGTACTTTAGAATGAAAGCCAAAACTGAGTTTAATCGCAGTTGGATAGGCTTAGAATCCATTATTATGTTGGATCAGAAAGGGCAAGGAAAAGTGATCGCCCGCAAGATTGGAGTTTAG
- a CDS encoding urease accessory protein UreF → MDIITPINIKQGASKGENGLQLTRLLQICSANLPVGGFSFSQGLEMAIELGWVKDLKTSSDWISSNLQLAIASTDLPLLLRLYKAVPSSAHADSKTFVEWDDMLIATRESAELRLAEVAMGKALSRLLLSLEELDCTPVYSLLKRKEISFVAGFAIACRLMKIELHQALTGYCWTFIDNQVAAATKLAPLGQTQAQNLLFALSGEIENAVEQAQQLDDDSLGCSLPRLAMASAWHEEQYSRLFRS, encoded by the coding sequence ATGGACATCATCACGCCCATAAACATTAAGCAAGGCGCTAGTAAGGGAGAAAATGGCTTGCAGTTAACTCGTTTATTGCAGATATGCAGCGCTAACCTGCCTGTTGGTGGTTTTTCCTTTTCACAAGGGCTAGAGATGGCAATCGAACTCGGTTGGGTCAAAGATCTAAAAACCAGCTCCGACTGGATAAGCTCTAACCTACAACTCGCGATTGCCAGCACAGACTTACCCTTGTTGCTTAGGCTATATAAAGCGGTTCCTAGCTCAGCGCATGCTGACAGCAAAACCTTTGTTGAATGGGACGATATGCTAATAGCTACTCGTGAGTCAGCGGAGCTTAGGCTGGCTGAAGTCGCTATGGGTAAAGCATTGTCGCGTTTGTTGCTGAGCTTAGAAGAGCTTGACTGTACACCTGTCTATTCATTGCTTAAACGCAAGGAGATTAGCTTTGTTGCTGGTTTTGCCATCGCCTGCCGACTCATGAAAATAGAGTTACACCAAGCCTTAACGGGCTATTGTTGGACATTTATCGACAACCAAGTCGCCGCCGCAACTAAGTTAGCGCCATTAGGGCAAACTCAAGCCCAAAACTTGTTGTTTGCATTAAGCGGCGAAATCGAAAACGCGGTTGAACAAGCACAACAGCTTGATGATGACAGCCTTGGCTGCAGTTTACCCAGATTAGCCATGGCGAGTGCCTGGCATGAAGAACAATATTCAAGATTATTTCGTTCATAA
- the gspM gene encoding type II secretion system protein GspM, with protein MNKIKQWHSGLAKREQNLVNVASIVLAIGLIFQLLIGPVNDRAAKAQRDLDNKQKLLTWVAENSAKYRAASSSGGKSRGSLSNIANRTARQAGISISGTKPQGSELQIQLDSVPFNNLMKWLEKLVNQEHVKITMVDISASDNPGEVKVRRLQLAQ; from the coding sequence ATGAATAAAATTAAACAATGGCATAGTGGGCTAGCTAAACGTGAACAAAATCTGGTAAATGTAGCGAGCATTGTGCTGGCTATTGGCTTGATTTTTCAGTTGCTGATTGGCCCAGTTAATGATCGTGCTGCCAAAGCGCAACGCGATTTAGATAATAAGCAAAAATTACTGACTTGGGTGGCTGAAAACAGTGCTAAATATCGTGCAGCATCCAGTAGTGGTGGTAAGAGCCGAGGCTCATTAAGCAATATTGCTAACCGAACTGCGCGCCAAGCGGGTATTTCCATTTCAGGTACTAAACCGCAAGGCAGTGAATTACAAATACAATTGGATAGCGTGCCATTTAATAACTTGATGAAATGGCTAGAAAAACTGGTTAATCAAGAGCATGTAAAAATCACCATGGTGGATATTAGTGCCAGCGATAACCCAGGTGAAGTTAAAGTTCGACGCCTACAATTGGCACAATAA
- a CDS encoding type II secretion system protein N — MKSWIKIGVGCFFLYIAFLIATIPANFVISKVKLPANVALGNVSGTLWQGKLDTLTVDGILLKNVGWSIALPKLLSGEVGADFKFGSSRKILEPFGQGYAYFAGAQNIGLANTQLSIPADIAMPKLKQIRGNMVESLQGIVKADIQAASIGKPYCTELAGKVNWQQSALGVMGGQFSLGDLNVDLACDKGNLLASVKGDDKTLLLDLKAELKDKNQTKVDGFVKAGPSADAMLMNAMTFLGKADSQGRYKIKFGR; from the coding sequence ATGAAGTCTTGGATAAAAATTGGGGTTGGTTGCTTTTTCTTATATATCGCCTTTTTGATCGCCACCATTCCTGCAAACTTTGTGATCAGTAAAGTCAAACTTCCAGCCAATGTTGCACTAGGCAATGTGTCGGGTACGTTATGGCAAGGCAAGTTAGACACTTTAACCGTTGACGGCATATTACTTAAGAATGTGGGGTGGTCTATTGCCCTGCCGAAATTGTTAAGTGGGGAAGTTGGTGCCGATTTTAAATTTGGTAGTAGCCGCAAAATTTTAGAGCCATTTGGTCAAGGTTATGCGTACTTTGCCGGCGCGCAAAATATAGGCTTAGCCAATACTCAATTATCGATTCCGGCTGACATTGCTATGCCTAAACTTAAGCAAATACGCGGTAATATGGTTGAAAGCTTACAAGGAATTGTCAAGGCGGACATACAAGCCGCGAGCATAGGCAAACCATACTGTACTGAGTTGGCGGGTAAAGTAAATTGGCAGCAATCAGCTTTGGGCGTCATGGGCGGGCAATTTTCTTTGGGTGATCTCAATGTTGATTTAGCTTGTGATAAGGGAAATTTGCTTGCTAGTGTTAAAGGTGACGATAAAACCTTGTTGCTTGATTTAAAAGCAGAGCTTAAGGATAAAAACCAAACCAAAGTTGATGGTTTTGTTAAAGCAGGCCCTTCTGCTGATGCAATGTTAATGAATGCTATGACATTTTTGGGCAAAGCAGACTCTCAAGGTCGTTATAAAATTAAGTTTGGCCGTTAA
- the ureG gene encoding urease accessory protein UreG, translating into MKHKQVLRIGVGGPVGSGKTALLRTLCMELRDKYNMAVVTNDIYTREDAEFLTRHNALDADRIMGVETGGCPHTAIREDASMNLAAIDELQERHPGLDFVLVESGGDNLSATFSPELSDLTIYVIDVSAGDKIPRKGGPGITKSDLLIINKIDIADQVGASLEVMDRDAKKMRGERPFIFANMKIKHGLDEIINFIETEGMLNVTAAKAV; encoded by the coding sequence ATGAAACATAAACAAGTACTAAGAATCGGTGTCGGCGGACCAGTCGGCTCAGGCAAAACAGCCCTACTGCGCACTTTATGTATGGAGCTGCGTGATAAATACAATATGGCTGTGGTGACTAACGATATTTACACGCGCGAAGATGCTGAGTTTCTGACTCGCCATAACGCATTAGATGCAGATCGCATTATGGGTGTAGAAACGGGTGGCTGCCCGCACACCGCCATTCGCGAAGACGCGTCGATGAACCTAGCGGCTATAGACGAATTGCAAGAACGTCATCCAGGATTGGATTTTGTATTAGTTGAAAGTGGTGGTGATAACTTAAGCGCAACCTTTAGCCCTGAACTTTCCGATTTAACCATCTACGTTATCGATGTGTCAGCAGGCGACAAAATCCCGCGTAAAGGTGGCCCTGGTATCACTAAGTCTGATCTACTTATCATCAATAAAATCGACATCGCCGATCAAGTTGGCGCGTCATTAGAAGTGATGGATCGCGACGCTAAAAAGATGCGGGGCGAGCGTCCATTTATCTTCGCTAATATGAAAATTAAACATGGTCTTGATGAAATCATTAACTTTATCGAAACCGAAGGCATGTTAAACGTAACAGCAGCCAAGGCTGTATAG
- the gspG gene encoding type II secretion system major pseudopilin GspG — translation MKQYNKQSGFTILEIMVVLVIIGILAGMIAPQLIGQSDEAKIKKAATDIVTLENAMDMYKLNNHKYPTTDQGLDALVSAPDIEPLPKNYPEGGYIKRLPMDPWDNEYMLLSPGDNGNFDIYSMGPDGEADTEDDIGNWNIDEFLQ, via the coding sequence ATGAAGCAATACAACAAACAGTCTGGTTTTACCATTCTTGAGATCATGGTGGTCTTAGTTATTATCGGTATTTTAGCAGGTATGATAGCGCCGCAATTGATTGGCCAAAGTGATGAAGCAAAAATCAAAAAAGCTGCGACTGATATTGTCACGTTAGAAAATGCAATGGATATGTATAAGTTAAACAACCATAAATATCCTACAACGGATCAAGGTTTAGATGCATTAGTCAGTGCGCCTGATATTGAACCATTACCAAAGAACTACCCAGAAGGTGGCTATATTAAACGCTTACCTATGGACCCTTGGGACAATGAATACATGTTATTAAGCCCAGGTGATAATGGTAATTTTGATATTTATTCAATGGGGCCTGATGGTGAAGCCGATACCGAAGATGATATTGGTAACTGGAATATTGACGAGTTTTTACAATAA
- the ureE gene encoding urease accessory protein UreE encodes MLQVYQRLDHSHQPITDSITLDYDTRKKARIKGMTDKGALIGIFVDRGNPLRIGEILKTECGRLIEVKGQEEEVFTAVASDWPTFSRICYHLGNRHTSLQIGECWVRFKPDHVLAELVEQYGLTVNTTPAIFEPENGAYGHHHAHKH; translated from the coding sequence ATGTTACAAGTATACCAAAGGCTAGATCACAGTCATCAGCCGATAACAGACTCTATTACGCTTGATTACGACACTCGTAAAAAAGCCCGTATCAAAGGCATGACCGACAAGGGTGCGCTAATCGGCATTTTTGTTGATCGTGGCAACCCGTTACGCATAGGTGAAATTCTTAAAACCGAATGCGGTCGTTTAATTGAAGTTAAAGGCCAAGAGGAAGAAGTGTTCACCGCCGTGGCCAGTGACTGGCCAACCTTTAGCCGTATTTGTTATCACTTAGGCAATCGTCATACTAGCCTGCAAATAGGTGAATGTTGGGTACGTTTTAAACCCGATCATGTGTTAGCCGAACTAGTCGAGCAATATGGTTTAACCGTTAATACAACCCCAGCAATTTTTGAACCGGAAAATGGTGCTTATGGACATCATCACGCCCATAAACATTAA
- the gspI gene encoding type II secretion system minor pseudopilin GspI, whose amino-acid sequence MSKRQSGFTLLEILVAIAILAFAGIALISSTTTHVSNQSILQQNAFAQWVASNQLAELRIKRKWPVPNNKKGEAEMAGTTYYWKQTVTKTQDVSMVMVEITVYSDEAMEASITSLGTYISKRS is encoded by the coding sequence ATGTCTAAACGTCAATCTGGGTTTACCTTACTCGAAATTTTAGTGGCGATTGCTATTTTGGCTTTTGCCGGCATAGCCTTAATCTCGTCAACCACCACCCATGTTTCTAATCAAAGTATTCTGCAGCAAAATGCTTTTGCCCAGTGGGTAGCTAGCAACCAATTAGCCGAGTTAAGAATTAAGCGTAAATGGCCGGTGCCAAATAATAAGAAAGGCGAAGCTGAAATGGCCGGTACTACTTATTATTGGAAACAGACTGTGACTAAAACCCAAGATGTCAGCATGGTAATGGTTGAAATTACCGTATACAGTGATGAAGCCATGGAAGCGTCTATCACTAGCCTTGGCACTTATATTAGCAAGCGTAGTTAA